One region of Flavobacterium pisciphilum genomic DNA includes:
- a CDS encoding LemA family protein, whose product MKKWLIPVGIIIALIAIIAFWSIGIKNTGLKYNQAVNKEWGNVQTAYQRRNDLIGNLVNTVKGAADFEKSTLTAVIEARAKATAVTIDPSNVTPEQLAQFNQAQSGVSSSLSRLLVSVEKYPDLKANQNFLKLQDELASTENQILTARTRFNESVQEYNGYILTIPNKWFLDYKEKPYFEAVTGADKPVEVKF is encoded by the coding sequence ATGAAAAAATGGTTAATCCCTGTAGGAATTATTATTGCATTAATAGCTATTATAGCTTTTTGGTCTATCGGAATTAAAAATACTGGTTTAAAATACAATCAAGCCGTTAATAAAGAATGGGGAAATGTACAAACGGCTTACCAAAGACGTAATGACCTTATTGGAAATTTAGTAAATACAGTAAAAGGTGCTGCAGATTTTGAAAAATCAACATTAACTGCTGTTATCGAAGCACGTGCAAAAGCAACAGCTGTTACAATTGATCCAAGCAATGTTACTCCAGAACAATTAGCTCAATTTAATCAGGCTCAAAGTGGAGTTTCATCTTCATTGTCAAGATTATTGGTATCTGTAGAAAAATATCCTGATTTAAAAGCAAATCAAAATTTCTTGAAATTACAAGACGAATTGGCTAGTACAGAAAATCAAATTCTTACTGCAAGAACTCGTTTCAATGAATCAGTACAGGAATACAATGGATACATCCTTACTATTCCAAATAAATGGTTCTTAGATTACAAAGAAAAACCATATTTTGAAGCTGTTACAGGAGCTGATAAACCTGTTGAAGTAAAATTCTAA
- a CDS encoding TPM domain-containing protein, translating into MITPKLNTSILLKLIVCLFFTQIGFAQFTIPEKPKFQTSVYDYANVLSPTEKTQLEEKLIRYSDSTTTQIVVITIESLKGEDIGILTPKWAQQWGIGGTAKNDNGVLILLAKAERKIWIAPGYGLEDKLTAGIGGEITRNIIIPEFKAGSYYRGLDKGVDALFDVFKGKYKGSRKQANQGQNFPILPIIFIVALVLFLMSRNKGGGGNSGNNGGGGPSLLDVIILSNLGRSGGGGFGGFGGGSSGGGGGFGGGFGGGGFSGGGSGGSW; encoded by the coding sequence ATGATTACACCCAAACTAAATACCTCGATTCTCCTAAAATTAATTGTTTGTCTATTCTTTACCCAAATTGGTTTTGCTCAATTTACAATTCCTGAGAAACCAAAATTTCAGACGTCAGTTTACGATTACGCAAATGTTTTAAGTCCTACAGAGAAAACACAATTAGAGGAAAAACTTATTCGTTATTCGGATTCTACCACTACTCAAATTGTTGTAATTACCATAGAAAGCCTTAAAGGCGAAGATATCGGAATACTAACTCCGAAATGGGCGCAACAATGGGGAATTGGAGGAACTGCCAAAAACGATAATGGAGTTCTTATTTTATTAGCAAAAGCTGAAAGAAAAATATGGATAGCTCCAGGTTATGGTCTTGAAGACAAATTAACAGCAGGTATTGGTGGAGAAATAACTCGAAATATTATTATCCCAGAATTTAAAGCTGGAAGTTATTATAGAGGACTTGACAAAGGTGTTGATGCTCTTTTTGATGTATTTAAAGGAAAATATAAAGGAAGTCGAAAACAAGCTAATCAAGGACAAAATTTTCCAATTTTACCAATTATTTTCATAGTAGCCCTTGTATTGTTTCTTATGTCAAGAAACAAAGGTGGCGGTGGAAACTCTGGAAATAATGGTGGTGGAGGCCCTAGCCTACTTGATGTTATCATCTTAAGCAATCTTGGTCGTAGTGGCGGAGGTGGTTTTGGAGGCTTCGGCGGTGGATCATCTGGCGGCGGTGGCGGATTTGGTGGCGGATTCGGCGGAGGTGGATTTTCTGGCGGAGGTTCAGGAGGAAGTTGGTAA
- a CDS encoding ABC transporter ATP-binding protein, with translation MKLLYSYIIKHKMLLFLALIMASINICFSLSDSVITGKLMQDCGVGLAKYKENEIGFIKSVAFWLGLSLGAAMISRITKNFQDYFTNVVIQRTGAQMYTDGIKKSLDLPFAEFEDQRSGETLSKLTKVRSDSEKLITLSISLIFQTVIGFIFVIIYVARIDYRISIIFLITAPIIALVSSYLGKKIKIVSRKIVNQTNALAGSTTESLRNIELVKSLGLTYQEEKRLNLNTFKILQLELEKIRFIRSLSFIQGTTVHFLRTCVVFTLYYFLFGQKIIVGDLLTMVFFTFFIFGPLQELGNFIIALNETKVSMENFKTLLSAPKEFRPKNPKHVGPIRSLLFSNVSFQHKTAKFKAVENINFDIKQGETVAFVGPSGSGKTTLVKLLVGLYTPAQGKVLYNDIDSTEIDLLDLRKQLGFVTQDAQLFSGTIRENLLFVRPSATDEDLYDALKRASCEKLLQRAEDGLNTTIGEGGIKVSGGEKQRLSIARAILRNPNLLIFDEATSALDSITEEEINTTIRNISDKNRITVLIAHRLSTVMHADKIFVLEQGKIIEQGKHDDLVLEKGLYYAMWRQQIGERK, from the coding sequence ATGAAATTATTATATTCTTATATAATTAAACATAAAATGCTGTTGTTTTTAGCCTTAATTATGGCTTCAATAAACATCTGTTTTAGTTTATCTGACTCTGTAATTACTGGTAAATTAATGCAAGATTGCGGTGTTGGATTAGCTAAATACAAAGAAAATGAAATTGGCTTTATTAAATCTGTAGCTTTCTGGCTAGGCCTTTCACTTGGAGCTGCAATGATTTCCAGAATTACCAAAAACTTTCAGGATTACTTCACCAATGTTGTTATCCAGCGCACGGGTGCACAAATGTATACTGATGGTATTAAAAAATCACTTGATTTACCTTTTGCTGAATTTGAAGATCAACGCAGTGGTGAAACATTAAGCAAGTTAACCAAAGTACGTTCTGACTCTGAAAAATTAATTACACTTTCTATTTCTCTAATTTTCCAAACTGTCATCGGGTTCATATTTGTAATCATTTATGTTGCTCGAATTGATTATCGAATCTCAATAATATTCTTAATTACTGCACCAATTATAGCTTTAGTAAGTTCGTATTTAGGAAAGAAAATAAAAATTGTATCTCGAAAAATTGTAAATCAAACCAATGCATTGGCTGGATCTACAACCGAAAGTTTAAGAAATATTGAACTTGTAAAAAGTCTTGGATTAACCTATCAAGAAGAAAAACGATTGAATTTGAATACGTTTAAAATTCTGCAACTGGAATTAGAAAAAATCCGTTTCATCAGAAGTTTAAGTTTTATACAAGGTACTACAGTTCACTTTTTAAGAACCTGTGTAGTTTTTACTCTATATTATTTTTTGTTTGGACAAAAAATAATTGTGGGTGATTTACTAACTATGGTATTCTTTACCTTTTTTATTTTTGGTCCTTTGCAAGAATTAGGAAACTTTATCATTGCTCTTAACGAAACAAAAGTCTCTATGGAGAATTTTAAAACCTTACTAAGTGCTCCAAAAGAGTTTCGCCCAAAAAATCCAAAACATGTAGGTCCAATACGTTCATTACTTTTTTCTAATGTAAGCTTTCAGCATAAAACGGCTAAATTCAAAGCTGTAGAAAACATTAATTTTGATATTAAACAAGGAGAAACAGTAGCATTTGTAGGTCCATCAGGCTCAGGAAAAACGACTTTAGTAAAATTACTGGTTGGATTATACACTCCTGCTCAAGGTAAGGTTCTTTATAATGATATCGATTCTACTGAAATTGATTTATTAGATTTAAGAAAACAATTAGGATTTGTAACTCAAGATGCACAATTATTTTCTGGAACAATTCGAGAAAATTTATTGTTTGTAAGGCCATCTGCAACAGATGAAGATTTGTATGATGCCTTGAAAAGAGCTAGTTGCGAAAAATTGCTACAACGTGCTGAAGATGGCTTAAATACCACAATTGGAGAAGGTGGGATCAAAGTTTCAGGTGGAGAAAAACAACGCCTATCCATTGCTCGTGCGATATTAAGAAATCCGAATTTATTGATTTTTGACGAAGCTACTTCAGCATTAGACTCAATTACCGAAGAAGAAATTAATACTACAATCCGAAATATATCCGACAAAAATAGAATTACAGTTTTAATTGCTCACCGATTATCTACTGTAATGCATGCCGATAAGATTTTTGTACTAGAACAAGGTAAAATCATTGAACAAGGTAAGCACGATGATTTAGTTCTCGAAAAAGGCTTATATTATGCTATGTGGCGTCAACAAATCGGTGAACGAAAATAG
- a CDS encoding M23 family metallopeptidase, translated as MAKVKYYYDSENLAYRKIKTKKRTKFGFIVLFLVASTLFGFLAFVILLNTPYFETPKDRLQAREIENLKLNYSILNKKMDQIDAVVESIEERDNNLYRVYFNKKEIPDSIRKAGFSRIERYKALEGYNNSQLVIKTTKRIDVLSKQLAIQSRSLDEILKLASAKEDLLSAIPAIQPVQNENLKRMVSGFGYRTDPFTKVRKMHEGMDFTAKVGTPVYATGDGVIDRADNNASGFGNHVVIRHGFGYETLYAHLSKYNCRPGQRVKRGDVIGYVGSTGRSEGPHCHYEVHKDGKVVNPLNFYYGNISAVEYVAISQLANQENQSLD; from the coding sequence ATGGCGAAAGTAAAATATTATTACGATTCGGAAAATTTGGCCTACCGAAAAATAAAAACTAAAAAAAGGACTAAATTTGGCTTTATTGTATTGTTTTTAGTGGCTTCAACGTTATTTGGCTTTTTGGCTTTTGTAATTTTGTTGAACACTCCTTACTTTGAAACTCCAAAAGACCGTTTACAAGCTCGAGAAATTGAAAATTTAAAATTGAATTATTCGATTTTAAACAAAAAAATGGATCAGATTGATGCTGTAGTTGAGAGTATTGAGGAACGAGACAATAATTTATACAGGGTTTATTTTAACAAAAAAGAAATTCCAGATTCAATACGAAAAGCAGGATTTTCGAGAATCGAAAGATATAAAGCTCTAGAAGGATATAATAATTCGCAATTGGTAATTAAGACCACCAAAAGAATTGATGTCCTTTCTAAACAGTTGGCAATACAATCAAGATCATTGGATGAAATTTTAAAATTAGCGAGCGCCAAAGAAGATTTATTATCGGCAATCCCTGCCATTCAGCCAGTGCAGAATGAAAATTTAAAACGTATGGTTTCAGGTTTTGGTTATAGAACAGATCCATTTACTAAAGTACGTAAAATGCATGAGGGTATGGATTTTACAGCTAAAGTAGGAACTCCTGTTTATGCCACTGGAGATGGTGTCATAGATAGAGCCGACAATAATGCATCTGGTTTTGGAAATCATGTCGTAATTAGGCACGGTTTTGGCTACGAGACTTTGTATGCCCACTTAAGCAAATACAACTGCCGACCTGGACAAAGAGTGAAACGTGGCGACGTAATTGGTTATGTAGGTAGCACAGGAAGATCGGAAGGACCACATTGCCATTACGAAGTTCATAAAGATGGAAAAGTAGTTAACCCGCTTAATTTTTATTACGGAAATATTTCGGCGGTAGAATATGTTGCTATTTCACAATTAGCAAATCAAGAAAATCAATCATTAGACTAA
- a CDS encoding TPM domain-containing protein — MSKVEDFLTKEEEEAIVEAIRVAEKNTSGEIRVHIEKSTSKAHFDRALEVFHELKMDETQLQNGVLLYIAVDDKQFVICGDKGINDVVHPDFWNSTKEAMSAQFKQQNFKQGLIDGILVAGEQLKKYFPWSADNTNELSNEISKG; from the coding sequence ATGTCAAAAGTAGAAGATTTTTTAACCAAAGAAGAGGAAGAAGCAATTGTTGAAGCGATTCGCGTGGCCGAAAAAAATACTTCTGGCGAAATTAGAGTTCATATAGAAAAATCAACTTCTAAAGCCCATTTTGATAGGGCTTTAGAGGTTTTTCATGAATTAAAAATGGACGAAACACAACTTCAAAACGGTGTTTTATTATACATTGCTGTAGATGACAAACAATTTGTCATTTGCGGAGACAAAGGAATAAACGATGTTGTACATCCTGATTTTTGGAATTCTACCAAAGAAGCAATGTCAGCACAATTCAAACAACAAAATTTCAAACAAGGACTTATTGATGGTATCTTGGTAGCAGGTGAACAATTGAAAAAATATTTCCCTTGGTCTGCTGACAATACTAACGAATTATCAAACGAAATCTCAAAAGGATAA
- the alaS gene encoding alanine--tRNA ligase gives MKSQDVRKQFLDFFQSKGHLIVPSAPIVLKDDPTLMFNNSGMAQFKEYFLGNGTPKSPRIADTQKCLRVSGKHNDLEDVGFDTYHHTMFEMLGNWSFGDYFKKEAINWAWELLTEVYKIPKENLYVSVFEGSKEDNVPFDQEAWDIWKTLIAEDRIILGNKKDNFWEMGDQGPCGPCSEIHVDLRSAEEKEQVSGKSLVNNDHPQVVEIWNNVFMEFNRKADGSLEKLPAQHVDTGMGFERLCMALQGKTSNYDTDIFTPLIEKIEQITGFKYTSDEVKHISEEQNKTNIAIRVVVDHVRAVAFAIADGQLPSNTGAGYVIRRILRRAIRYGFTFLNTKEPFIYKLVETLSTQMGSSFPEIKLQKELCSNVIREEENSFLRTLDQGLVLLDNIIATNTDKVISGKKAFELYDTYGFPIDLTALILSEKGLKLDEAGFESELQKQKERSRAASKVKAGDWQILIDDEDEEFIGYDRTEAMVKITRYRKVESAKDGEIYQIVFNMTPFYPEGGGQVGDKGYFETSNGDVIYILDTKKENNVIIHFAKEIPNNLSETFKAFVDVSTRKSSASNHSATHLMHQALRTILGTHVEQKGSLVSPKYLRFDFSHFSKVTDEELQQVEDFVNARIQEQLPLIERRNVPFEQAVQEGAMALFGEKYGDHVRAIKFGDSMELCGGIHVNNTADIWYFKIVSEGAVASGIRRIEAITSDAVKEYFASQAEKLKEINAVLKNAQDPIKAVVSLQDENAKLKKQLEALLKDKAKNMKGELAKELQEINGVQFLAKQVDLSPDGAKDLVYELGNLGTNLFLVLATAEEGKPMLTCYISKELVADKKLNAGQVVRELGKYIQGGGGGQPFFATAGGKNADGIPEALAKAIDYVK, from the coding sequence ATGAAATCACAAGACGTACGTAAGCAATTTTTAGACTTTTTTCAGAGCAAAGGACACTTAATTGTTCCATCTGCACCAATTGTTCTTAAAGACGACCCAACCTTAATGTTTAATAATTCTGGGATGGCCCAGTTTAAAGAATATTTTTTAGGAAACGGAACACCAAAAAGTCCTAGAATAGCCGATACGCAAAAATGTCTTCGTGTTTCAGGAAAGCATAACGATCTTGAAGATGTAGGTTTTGATACGTACCACCATACAATGTTCGAAATGCTTGGGAACTGGTCTTTTGGAGATTATTTCAAGAAAGAAGCAATTAATTGGGCATGGGAGTTATTGACTGAAGTTTATAAAATACCAAAGGAAAATCTTTATGTTTCTGTTTTTGAAGGAAGCAAAGAAGATAATGTTCCTTTTGATCAAGAAGCTTGGGATATTTGGAAAACTCTAATTGCTGAAGACCGAATTATTCTTGGAAATAAAAAGGATAATTTTTGGGAAATGGGAGATCAAGGACCATGCGGACCTTGTTCAGAAATTCACGTTGATTTACGTTCTGCTGAAGAAAAAGAACAAGTATCAGGAAAGAGCTTAGTAAATAATGATCATCCACAAGTGGTAGAAATCTGGAATAACGTATTCATGGAATTCAACCGTAAAGCTGACGGATCTCTTGAAAAACTTCCTGCACAACACGTTGATACTGGAATGGGATTTGAGCGTCTATGTATGGCATTACAAGGTAAAACTTCTAATTACGATACAGATATTTTTACACCGCTTATAGAAAAAATAGAGCAAATTACAGGCTTTAAATATACTTCTGATGAAGTTAAACACATCAGTGAAGAACAAAATAAAACTAATATTGCGATTCGTGTAGTAGTAGATCACGTTCGTGCTGTTGCATTTGCAATTGCCGATGGACAATTACCATCAAACACAGGAGCAGGATATGTAATACGTAGAATATTACGTCGTGCTATTCGTTATGGTTTTACATTTTTGAATACCAAAGAGCCTTTTATCTATAAATTGGTAGAGACATTAAGTACACAAATGGGGAGTTCATTCCCAGAAATTAAATTGCAAAAAGAGCTTTGTTCAAATGTGATTCGTGAGGAAGAAAATTCTTTTTTACGTACACTTGACCAAGGACTAGTATTATTAGATAATATTATTGCAACTAATACAGATAAAGTTATTTCAGGTAAAAAAGCATTCGAATTATATGATACGTATGGTTTTCCAATCGATCTAACTGCTTTGATTCTTTCTGAAAAAGGCTTGAAGTTAGACGAAGCAGGTTTTGAATCAGAATTACAAAAACAAAAAGAGCGTTCTCGTGCAGCTTCAAAAGTAAAAGCAGGAGATTGGCAAATTTTGATTGATGATGAAGATGAAGAATTCATTGGATATGACCGTACTGAAGCGATGGTTAAAATCACTCGTTACCGTAAAGTTGAAAGTGCTAAGGATGGAGAAATCTATCAAATCGTATTTAATATGACTCCTTTTTATCCAGAAGGTGGGGGACAAGTAGGTGACAAAGGATATTTTGAAACTAGTAATGGAGATGTAATTTATATTCTTGATACTAAGAAAGAGAATAATGTAATTATTCATTTTGCTAAAGAAATTCCGAATAACCTTTCGGAGACTTTTAAAGCTTTTGTAGATGTAAGCACAAGAAAAAGTTCTGCTTCAAATCACTCAGCAACACACTTAATGCATCAAGCATTACGTACTATTTTAGGTACGCATGTGGAGCAAAAAGGATCATTAGTAAGTCCGAAGTACTTAAGATTTGACTTTTCACATTTCTCAAAAGTAACAGATGAGGAGTTGCAACAAGTTGAAGATTTTGTAAATGCAAGAATTCAAGAGCAATTGCCATTAATAGAAAGAAGAAACGTACCATTTGAACAAGCAGTTCAGGAAGGTGCAATGGCTTTGTTTGGTGAGAAATATGGAGATCATGTACGTGCTATCAAATTTGGTGATAGTATGGAATTGTGTGGAGGAATTCACGTTAACAATACTGCTGACATCTGGTATTTCAAGATTGTGAGTGAAGGTGCAGTAGCATCAGGAATCCGTCGTATCGAAGCAATAACTTCAGATGCTGTAAAAGAATATTTTGCAAGCCAAGCAGAAAAGTTAAAAGAAATCAATGCCGTTTTAAAAAATGCACAAGATCCTATAAAAGCAGTTGTTTCGTTACAAGATGAAAATGCTAAGTTAAAAAAGCAGTTGGAAGCTTTATTGAAAGATAAAGCAAAAAACATGAAAGGAGAATTGGCTAAGGAATTACAAGAAATAAACGGAGTACAGTTCTTAGCAAAACAAGTTGATTTATCTCCAGATGGGGCTAAAGATTTGGTTTATGAGCTAGGAAATCTAGGAACTAATTTGTTTTTGGTTTTGGCTACAGCCGAAGAAGGAAAACCAATGCTAACGTGTTATATCTCTAAAGAATTAGTGGCAGATAAAAAACTAAACGCTGGACAAGTTGTTCGTGAATTAGGAAAATATATCCAAGGTGGAGGAGGAGGGCAACCTTTCTTTGCAACTGCAGGAGGAAAAAATGCTGATGGAATTCCAGAAGCTTTAGCGAAAGCTATTGACTATGTGAAGTAA
- a CDS encoding MerR family transcriptional regulator, with amino-acid sequence MHIELQPDKRYYSIGEIAKAFNVNASLIRFWDGEFDILKPKKNAKGNRMFTPEDVKNLQLIFHLVKERGFTLEGAKTHLKEGQKKTLDKFEIIRKLETIKKELIEIKNEL; translated from the coding sequence ATGCACATAGAATTACAACCTGATAAACGATATTATAGTATTGGCGAAATCGCCAAGGCATTTAATGTGAATGCTTCTTTGATACGGTTTTGGGATGGAGAATTTGATATTCTTAAGCCTAAAAAAAATGCTAAAGGCAACAGAATGTTTACTCCGGAGGATGTGAAAAATTTACAGCTAATCTTTCACTTAGTCAAAGAACGTGGTTTTACACTAGAAGGTGCCAAAACCCACCTAAAAGAAGGACAAAAGAAAACATTAGATAAATTCGAAATAATACGTAAATTAGAGACGATAAAAAAAGAATTAATAGAGATTAAAAACGAATTGTAA